The following are encoded in a window of Scophthalmus maximus strain ysfricsl-2021 chromosome 2, ASM2237912v1, whole genome shotgun sequence genomic DNA:
- the LOC118301440 gene encoding seizure protein 6 homolog isoform X1, protein MCVRSDRRFKTLLAVWVLAAATATANGRGPTGSKGVGTRTLDPGGDLYTHSPTRDGEREVHLVTTVSPMNIPNHRPAFKDLQLHEHLLTRDFQGDQHFFRRDGSVAAYPTMPGSLSALDAGDPATQLVPHEDAPAFSDIATTATQAATSALTAFTPAPPGPPVSLPQKKSSEQKTDLLEPTTDSLTTQVTPNNRGSGSENNPAASSTLQRSQPQSVLPGIPLTPFSVMMEKGEASEQPLKYKTSPDHPLPKQTEASRVEGTTTTTTTVITTTTITITQTSESCGLNFTDPEGNIEILQQLDSGVECNYLVTVYLGYGIEVQVLNVSVLKGEQVTVEDTGGREPFILANESVLMRGLVLRSWSNQISIRFRSDQQRNSGFLLLHYQAFVLSCAFPIEPAGGDVSVTHLHAGGEAFFRCFTGYKLQGPKMLTCRNATTPYWSGKEPQCVASCGGMIKNATYGRIVSPGFPGNYSNNLTCHWVLEVPEGHRLHIHFEKVALAEDDDRLLIKNGNNIDSPPVYDSYEVEYLPNEGVLSTGRYLFIEFTTDGTVTSTGAAIRYEAFAKGMCYEPFVKYGNFSSSDSTYGAGTVVEFSCDPGYTLEQGSVVIECVDAQNPQWNETEPACRAVCSGEITDSAGVVLSPNWPEAYDKGQDCIWGIHVEEDKRIMLDIQVLHVGKNDLLTFYDGDDLTANILGQYSGTRPHFKLYTSMADVTIQFQSDPATNIYGYNNGFVVHFFEVPRNDTCSELPEVTNGWKSTSHPDLIQGTVITYQCYPGFELVGSEILMCQWDLTWSGDVPKCEEVMTCRDPGGVEHSRKVITGSRFTVGSTVQFVCNKGYVLSGSSLLTCYNRDSATPKWSERLPKCVPEKYEPCRNPGAASTSVQSSEKAFYQAGETLGFSCHSGYELQGEATIYCIPGHPSQWNSTPPACRASTTQYVNERRLDVVDRDYAMEGTNIALAVLIPTAIILVVVLGIYVYFAKLQGKSVRMPTSSPPYDNMTEESAFDNPIYESGQRAPSTSSFPTIFIICDNWWYQKSEEGTSCPHLTQTSDIIYILDFHTPSTWMSNWNPTCVRCHKHGGTVCYLLVISHACITHHHTAFTQVGKCAFTV, encoded by the exons GACCAACGGGAAGCAAAGGCGTCGGCACGAGAACTCTGGACCCAGGGGGCGACctctacacacactcaccgacacgggacggggagagagaagtCCACCTGGTTACCACTGTCTCACCAATGAACATCCCCAACCACCGGCCGGCCTTCAAGGACCTGCAGCTTCATGAGCACCTGCTCACCAGGGACTTCCAGGGGGACCAGCATTTTTTCAGGAGGGACGGCTCTGTGGCTGCATATCCCACCATGCCCGGCTCCCTGTCTGCCTTGGACGCAGGAGACCCTGCGACTCAACTGGTGCCCCACGAGGATGCCCCGGCCTTCTCCGACATTGCCACCACTGCCACGCAGGCAGCCACGTCTGCGCTGACCGCATTTACTCCCGCACCGCCGGGGCCACCCGTTTCTCTCCCACAAAAGAAGTCCTCTGAGCAGAAGACGGACTTGCTCGAGCCAACAACAGACTCGCTCACCACTCAAGTGACGCCAAACAACAGAGGATCAGGCAGCGAAAACAACCCGGCGGCTTCCTCAACCTTGCAGAGGAGTCAGCCCCAAAGTGTCCTTCCTGGCATCCCCCTTACACCCTTCTCGGTGATGATGGAGAAAGGGGAAGCAAGTGAACAACCACTAAAATACAAAACCAGCCCGGATCATCCGCTCCCCAAGCAAACGGAGGCGTCCCGAGTAGAAGGTACCACCACAACGACCACAACCGTCATCACAActaccaccatcaccatcacacaGACGTCAG AGTCATGCGGCTTGAATTTCACTGACCCTGAGGGCAACATCGAAATCCTGCAGCAACTTGACTCTGGAGTGGAGTGCAACTACTTGGTAACGGTGTACCTGGGATATGGCATCGAGGTTCAG GTGCTAAACGTGAGCGTGTTGAAGGGAGAGCAGGTGACAGTGGAGGACACGGGTGGCCGAGAACCCTTCATCCTCGCGAACGAGTCGGTCCTGATGAGGGGCCTCGTACTGCGCAGCTGGAGCAACCAGATCTCCATCCGATTCCGCAGCGACCAACAGCGCAACTCAGGATTCCTCCTGCTTCATTACCAAG CTTTCGTGCTCAGCTGTGCGTTCCCCATCGAGCCCGCCGGCGGAGATGTTTCAGTGACGCACCTCCACGCCGGAGGAGAGGCCTTCTTCCGCTGTTTCACCGGCTACAAGCTGCAAGGCCCCAAAATGCTCACCTGTCGCAATGCAACTACACCCTACTGGAGCGGAAAGGAGCCCCAGTGTGTGG CATCCTGTGGGGGAATGATAAAAAATGCTACCTACGGCCGCATCGTCTCCCCTGGTTTCCCTGGCAACTACAGCAACAATCTGACATGCCACTGGGTCCTGGAGGTCCCCGAAGGCCACCGGCTTCACATTCACTTTGAGAAGGTGGCTCTGGCAGAGGATGATGACAG gctGCTGATTAAGAACGGCAACAACATCGACTCTCCCCCCGTGTACGACTCCTACGAGGTGGAGTATTTGCCCAACGAGGGCGTGCTCAGTACGGGACGCTACCTGTTCATCGAGTTCACCACAGACGGGACAGTAACCTCCACCGGTGCGGCCATCAGATATGAAG CTTTTGCGAAAGGCATGTGCTACGAGCCCTTCGTCAAATATGGCAACTTCAGCAGCAGTGACTCCACTTACGGCGCGGGCACCGTGGTGGAATTCTCATGCGACCCCGGCTACACGCTGGAGCAAGGCTCCGTGGTGATCGAGTGTGTGGACGCACAAAACCCACAGTGGAATGAAACTGAGCCAGCCTGCAGGG CCGTGTGCAGCGGGGAGATCACCGACTCCGCCGGCGTGGTGTTGTCTCCCAATTGGCCCGAGGCCTACGACAAGGGGCAGGACTGCATCTGGGGCATCCACGTGGAAGAGGACAAGAGGATCATGCTCGACATCCAAGT TCTCCACGTGGGTAAGAACGACCTGCTGACCTTCTACGACGGCGATGACCTCACGGCCAACATCCTGGGTCAGTACAGCGGCACGCGGCCACACTTCAAGCTCTACACGTCCATGGCTGACGTCACCATCCAGTTTCAGTCAGATCCTGCCACCAACATCTACGGCTACAACAATGGCTTTGTGGTTCACTTCTTTG AGGTGCCGAGGAACGACACCTGCTCCGAGCTGCCGGAGGTCACCAACGGCTGGAAGAGCACGTCCCACCCCGACCTGATCCAAGGCACCGTCATCACCTACCAGTGCTATCCCGGGTTCGAGCTGGTTGGCTCCGAGATCCTCATGTGCCAGTGGGATCTCACGTGGAGCGGCGACGTGCCCAAGTGCgaggaag TCATGACGTGCCGGGATCCCGGTGGTGTGGAGCACAGTCGCAAAGTGATCACCGGCAGCCGCTTCACTGTGGGATCCACGGTGCAATTTGTCTGTAACAAAGGCTACGTGCTGTCCGGCAGCAGCCTCCTCACCTGCTACAACCGAGACTCGGCCACGCCCAAGTGGAGCGAGAGGCTGCCCAAGTGTGTCC CTGAAAAGTACGAGCCGTGCCGGAACCCCGGCGCCGCCTCCACCAGCGTGCAGAGCTCGGAGAAGGCCTTTTACCAGGCCGGAGAGACGCTGGGCTTCTCCTGCCACTCAGGCTACGAGCTGCAGGGCGAGGCCACCATCTACTGCATCCCTGGACACCCGTCGCAGTGGAACAGCACTCCGCCCGCATGCAGAG CATCCACAACCCAGTATGTGAACGAACGCCGGCTGGACG TGGTTGATAGGGATTATGCCATGGAGGGAACCAATATTGCCCTTGCAGTTTTGATTCCAACCGCAATCATCTTGGTGGTCGTCCTTGGGATTTATGTCTACTTTGCAAA ACTGCAGGGGAAGTCGGTCCGAATGCCAACGTCCTCGCCGCCGTACGACAACATGACAGAAGAGTCAGCTTTCGACAACCCCATATACGAGAGTGGA cagagggcgcccTCCACCTCATCTTTCCCCACCATATTCATCATCTGTGATAACTGGTGGTATCAAAAATCTGAAGAAGGAACAAGTTGCCCTCACCTTACTCAGACGTCAGATATCATTTACATCCTGGACTTCCATACTCCATCCACTTGGATGAGTAACTGGAACCCTACATGTGTCAGATGTCACAAACATGGTGGTACAGTATGTTATCTCCTTGTCATATCTCATGCATGTATCACTCATCATCACACTGCATTCACACAGGTGGgtaaatgtgcatttacagtCTAA
- the LOC118301440 gene encoding seizure protein 6 homolog isoform X2: MCVRSDRRFKTLLAVWVLAAATATANGRGPTGSKGVGTRTLDPGGDLYTHSPTRDGEREVHLVTTVSPMNIPNHRPAFKDLQLHEHLLTRDFQGDQHFFRRDGSVAAYPTMPGSLSALDAGDPATQLVPHEDAPAFSDIATTATQAATSALTAFTPAPPGPPVSLPQKKSSEQKTDLLEPTTDSLTTQVTPNNRGSGSENNPAASSTLQRSQPQSVLPGIPLTPFSVMMEKGEASEQPLKYKTSPDHPLPKQTEASRVEGTTTTTTTVITTTTITITQTSESCGLNFTDPEGNIEILQQLDSGVECNYLVTVYLGYGIEVQVLNVSVLKGEQVTVEDTGGREPFILANESVLMRGLVLRSWSNQISIRFRSDQQRNSGFLLLHYQAFVLSCAFPIEPAGGDVSVTHLHAGGEAFFRCFTGYKLQGPKMLTCRNATTPYWSGKEPQCVASCGGMIKNATYGRIVSPGFPGNYSNNLTCHWVLEVPEGHRLHIHFEKVALAEDDDRLLIKNGNNIDSPPVYDSYEVEYLPNEGVLSTGRYLFIEFTTDGTVTSTGAAIRYEAFAKGMCYEPFVKYGNFSSSDSTYGAGTVVEFSCDPGYTLEQGSVVIECVDAQNPQWNETEPACRAVCSGEITDSAGVVLSPNWPEAYDKGQDCIWGIHVEEDKRIMLDIQVLHVGKNDLLTFYDGDDLTANILGQYSGTRPHFKLYTSMADVTIQFQSDPATNIYGYNNGFVVHFFEVPRNDTCSELPEVTNGWKSTSHPDLIQGTVITYQCYPGFELVGSEILMCQWDLTWSGDVPKCEEVMTCRDPGGVEHSRKVITGSRFTVGSTVQFVCNKGYVLSGSSLLTCYNRDSATPKWSERLPKCVPEKYEPCRNPGAASTSVQSSEKAFYQAGETLGFSCHSGYELQGEATIYCIPGHPSQWNSTPPACRASTTQYVNERRLDVVDRDYAMEGTNIALAVLIPTAIILVVVLGIYVYFAKLQGKSVRMPTSSPPYDNMTEESAFDNPIYESGRAPSTSSFPTIFIICDNWWYQKSEEGTSCPHLTQTSDIIYILDFHTPSTWMSNWNPTCVRCHKHGGTVCYLLVISHACITHHHTAFTQVGKCAFTV; encoded by the exons GACCAACGGGAAGCAAAGGCGTCGGCACGAGAACTCTGGACCCAGGGGGCGACctctacacacactcaccgacacgggacggggagagagaagtCCACCTGGTTACCACTGTCTCACCAATGAACATCCCCAACCACCGGCCGGCCTTCAAGGACCTGCAGCTTCATGAGCACCTGCTCACCAGGGACTTCCAGGGGGACCAGCATTTTTTCAGGAGGGACGGCTCTGTGGCTGCATATCCCACCATGCCCGGCTCCCTGTCTGCCTTGGACGCAGGAGACCCTGCGACTCAACTGGTGCCCCACGAGGATGCCCCGGCCTTCTCCGACATTGCCACCACTGCCACGCAGGCAGCCACGTCTGCGCTGACCGCATTTACTCCCGCACCGCCGGGGCCACCCGTTTCTCTCCCACAAAAGAAGTCCTCTGAGCAGAAGACGGACTTGCTCGAGCCAACAACAGACTCGCTCACCACTCAAGTGACGCCAAACAACAGAGGATCAGGCAGCGAAAACAACCCGGCGGCTTCCTCAACCTTGCAGAGGAGTCAGCCCCAAAGTGTCCTTCCTGGCATCCCCCTTACACCCTTCTCGGTGATGATGGAGAAAGGGGAAGCAAGTGAACAACCACTAAAATACAAAACCAGCCCGGATCATCCGCTCCCCAAGCAAACGGAGGCGTCCCGAGTAGAAGGTACCACCACAACGACCACAACCGTCATCACAActaccaccatcaccatcacacaGACGTCAG AGTCATGCGGCTTGAATTTCACTGACCCTGAGGGCAACATCGAAATCCTGCAGCAACTTGACTCTGGAGTGGAGTGCAACTACTTGGTAACGGTGTACCTGGGATATGGCATCGAGGTTCAG GTGCTAAACGTGAGCGTGTTGAAGGGAGAGCAGGTGACAGTGGAGGACACGGGTGGCCGAGAACCCTTCATCCTCGCGAACGAGTCGGTCCTGATGAGGGGCCTCGTACTGCGCAGCTGGAGCAACCAGATCTCCATCCGATTCCGCAGCGACCAACAGCGCAACTCAGGATTCCTCCTGCTTCATTACCAAG CTTTCGTGCTCAGCTGTGCGTTCCCCATCGAGCCCGCCGGCGGAGATGTTTCAGTGACGCACCTCCACGCCGGAGGAGAGGCCTTCTTCCGCTGTTTCACCGGCTACAAGCTGCAAGGCCCCAAAATGCTCACCTGTCGCAATGCAACTACACCCTACTGGAGCGGAAAGGAGCCCCAGTGTGTGG CATCCTGTGGGGGAATGATAAAAAATGCTACCTACGGCCGCATCGTCTCCCCTGGTTTCCCTGGCAACTACAGCAACAATCTGACATGCCACTGGGTCCTGGAGGTCCCCGAAGGCCACCGGCTTCACATTCACTTTGAGAAGGTGGCTCTGGCAGAGGATGATGACAG gctGCTGATTAAGAACGGCAACAACATCGACTCTCCCCCCGTGTACGACTCCTACGAGGTGGAGTATTTGCCCAACGAGGGCGTGCTCAGTACGGGACGCTACCTGTTCATCGAGTTCACCACAGACGGGACAGTAACCTCCACCGGTGCGGCCATCAGATATGAAG CTTTTGCGAAAGGCATGTGCTACGAGCCCTTCGTCAAATATGGCAACTTCAGCAGCAGTGACTCCACTTACGGCGCGGGCACCGTGGTGGAATTCTCATGCGACCCCGGCTACACGCTGGAGCAAGGCTCCGTGGTGATCGAGTGTGTGGACGCACAAAACCCACAGTGGAATGAAACTGAGCCAGCCTGCAGGG CCGTGTGCAGCGGGGAGATCACCGACTCCGCCGGCGTGGTGTTGTCTCCCAATTGGCCCGAGGCCTACGACAAGGGGCAGGACTGCATCTGGGGCATCCACGTGGAAGAGGACAAGAGGATCATGCTCGACATCCAAGT TCTCCACGTGGGTAAGAACGACCTGCTGACCTTCTACGACGGCGATGACCTCACGGCCAACATCCTGGGTCAGTACAGCGGCACGCGGCCACACTTCAAGCTCTACACGTCCATGGCTGACGTCACCATCCAGTTTCAGTCAGATCCTGCCACCAACATCTACGGCTACAACAATGGCTTTGTGGTTCACTTCTTTG AGGTGCCGAGGAACGACACCTGCTCCGAGCTGCCGGAGGTCACCAACGGCTGGAAGAGCACGTCCCACCCCGACCTGATCCAAGGCACCGTCATCACCTACCAGTGCTATCCCGGGTTCGAGCTGGTTGGCTCCGAGATCCTCATGTGCCAGTGGGATCTCACGTGGAGCGGCGACGTGCCCAAGTGCgaggaag TCATGACGTGCCGGGATCCCGGTGGTGTGGAGCACAGTCGCAAAGTGATCACCGGCAGCCGCTTCACTGTGGGATCCACGGTGCAATTTGTCTGTAACAAAGGCTACGTGCTGTCCGGCAGCAGCCTCCTCACCTGCTACAACCGAGACTCGGCCACGCCCAAGTGGAGCGAGAGGCTGCCCAAGTGTGTCC CTGAAAAGTACGAGCCGTGCCGGAACCCCGGCGCCGCCTCCACCAGCGTGCAGAGCTCGGAGAAGGCCTTTTACCAGGCCGGAGAGACGCTGGGCTTCTCCTGCCACTCAGGCTACGAGCTGCAGGGCGAGGCCACCATCTACTGCATCCCTGGACACCCGTCGCAGTGGAACAGCACTCCGCCCGCATGCAGAG CATCCACAACCCAGTATGTGAACGAACGCCGGCTGGACG TGGTTGATAGGGATTATGCCATGGAGGGAACCAATATTGCCCTTGCAGTTTTGATTCCAACCGCAATCATCTTGGTGGTCGTCCTTGGGATTTATGTCTACTTTGCAAA ACTGCAGGGGAAGTCGGTCCGAATGCCAACGTCCTCGCCGCCGTACGACAACATGACAGAAGAGTCAGCTTTCGACAACCCCATATACGAGAGTGGA agggcgcccTCCACCTCATCTTTCCCCACCATATTCATCATCTGTGATAACTGGTGGTATCAAAAATCTGAAGAAGGAACAAGTTGCCCTCACCTTACTCAGACGTCAGATATCATTTACATCCTGGACTTCCATACTCCATCCACTTGGATGAGTAACTGGAACCCTACATGTGTCAGATGTCACAAACATGGTGGTACAGTATGTTATCTCCTTGTCATATCTCATGCATGTATCACTCATCATCACACTGCATTCACACAGGTGGgtaaatgtgcatttacagtCTAA
- the LOC118301440 gene encoding seizure protein 6 homolog isoform X4, with protein MCVRSDRRFKTLLAVWVLAAATATANGRGPTGSKGVGTRTLDPGGDLYTHSPTRDGEREVHLVTTVSPMNIPNHRPAFKDLQLHEHLLTRDFQGDQHFFRRDGSVAAYPTMPGSLSALDAGDPATQLVPHEDAPAFSDIATTATQAATSALTAFTPAPPGPPVSLPQKKSSEQKTDLLEPTTDSLTTQVTPNNRGSGSENNPAASSTLQRSQPQSVLPGIPLTPFSVMMEKGEASEQPLKYKTSPDHPLPKQTEASRVEGTTTTTTTVITTTTITITQTSESCGLNFTDPEGNIEILQQLDSGVECNYLVTVYLGYGIEVQVLNVSVLKGEQVTVEDTGGREPFILANESVLMRGLVLRSWSNQISIRFRSDQQRNSGFLLLHYQAFVLSCAFPIEPAGGDVSVTHLHAGGEAFFRCFTGYKLQGPKMLTCRNATTPYWSGKEPQCVASCGGMIKNATYGRIVSPGFPGNYSNNLTCHWVLEVPEGHRLHIHFEKVALAEDDDRLLIKNGNNIDSPPVYDSYEVEYLPNEGVLSTGRYLFIEFTTDGTVTSTGAAIRYEAFAKGMCYEPFVKYGNFSSSDSTYGAGTVVEFSCDPGYTLEQGSVVIECVDAQNPQWNETEPACRAVCSGEITDSAGVVLSPNWPEAYDKGQDCIWGIHVEEDKRIMLDIQVLHVGKNDLLTFYDGDDLTANILGQYSGTRPHFKLYTSMADVTIQFQSDPATNIYGYNNGFVVHFFEVPRNDTCSELPEVTNGWKSTSHPDLIQGTVITYQCYPGFELVGSEILMCQWDLTWSGDVPKCEEVMTCRDPGGVEHSRKVITGSRFTVGSTVQFVCNKGYVLSGSSLLTCYNRDSATPKWSERLPKCVPEKYEPCRNPGAASTSVQSSEKAFYQAGETLGFSCHSGYELQGEATIYCIPGHPSQWNSTPPACRASTTQYVNERRLDVVDRDYAMEGTNIALAVLIPTAIILVVVLGIYVYFAKLQGKSVRMPTSSPPYDNMTEESAFDNPIYESGVSIDVMSMQDVDSQNTSVLS; from the exons GACCAACGGGAAGCAAAGGCGTCGGCACGAGAACTCTGGACCCAGGGGGCGACctctacacacactcaccgacacgggacggggagagagaagtCCACCTGGTTACCACTGTCTCACCAATGAACATCCCCAACCACCGGCCGGCCTTCAAGGACCTGCAGCTTCATGAGCACCTGCTCACCAGGGACTTCCAGGGGGACCAGCATTTTTTCAGGAGGGACGGCTCTGTGGCTGCATATCCCACCATGCCCGGCTCCCTGTCTGCCTTGGACGCAGGAGACCCTGCGACTCAACTGGTGCCCCACGAGGATGCCCCGGCCTTCTCCGACATTGCCACCACTGCCACGCAGGCAGCCACGTCTGCGCTGACCGCATTTACTCCCGCACCGCCGGGGCCACCCGTTTCTCTCCCACAAAAGAAGTCCTCTGAGCAGAAGACGGACTTGCTCGAGCCAACAACAGACTCGCTCACCACTCAAGTGACGCCAAACAACAGAGGATCAGGCAGCGAAAACAACCCGGCGGCTTCCTCAACCTTGCAGAGGAGTCAGCCCCAAAGTGTCCTTCCTGGCATCCCCCTTACACCCTTCTCGGTGATGATGGAGAAAGGGGAAGCAAGTGAACAACCACTAAAATACAAAACCAGCCCGGATCATCCGCTCCCCAAGCAAACGGAGGCGTCCCGAGTAGAAGGTACCACCACAACGACCACAACCGTCATCACAActaccaccatcaccatcacacaGACGTCAG AGTCATGCGGCTTGAATTTCACTGACCCTGAGGGCAACATCGAAATCCTGCAGCAACTTGACTCTGGAGTGGAGTGCAACTACTTGGTAACGGTGTACCTGGGATATGGCATCGAGGTTCAG GTGCTAAACGTGAGCGTGTTGAAGGGAGAGCAGGTGACAGTGGAGGACACGGGTGGCCGAGAACCCTTCATCCTCGCGAACGAGTCGGTCCTGATGAGGGGCCTCGTACTGCGCAGCTGGAGCAACCAGATCTCCATCCGATTCCGCAGCGACCAACAGCGCAACTCAGGATTCCTCCTGCTTCATTACCAAG CTTTCGTGCTCAGCTGTGCGTTCCCCATCGAGCCCGCCGGCGGAGATGTTTCAGTGACGCACCTCCACGCCGGAGGAGAGGCCTTCTTCCGCTGTTTCACCGGCTACAAGCTGCAAGGCCCCAAAATGCTCACCTGTCGCAATGCAACTACACCCTACTGGAGCGGAAAGGAGCCCCAGTGTGTGG CATCCTGTGGGGGAATGATAAAAAATGCTACCTACGGCCGCATCGTCTCCCCTGGTTTCCCTGGCAACTACAGCAACAATCTGACATGCCACTGGGTCCTGGAGGTCCCCGAAGGCCACCGGCTTCACATTCACTTTGAGAAGGTGGCTCTGGCAGAGGATGATGACAG gctGCTGATTAAGAACGGCAACAACATCGACTCTCCCCCCGTGTACGACTCCTACGAGGTGGAGTATTTGCCCAACGAGGGCGTGCTCAGTACGGGACGCTACCTGTTCATCGAGTTCACCACAGACGGGACAGTAACCTCCACCGGTGCGGCCATCAGATATGAAG CTTTTGCGAAAGGCATGTGCTACGAGCCCTTCGTCAAATATGGCAACTTCAGCAGCAGTGACTCCACTTACGGCGCGGGCACCGTGGTGGAATTCTCATGCGACCCCGGCTACACGCTGGAGCAAGGCTCCGTGGTGATCGAGTGTGTGGACGCACAAAACCCACAGTGGAATGAAACTGAGCCAGCCTGCAGGG CCGTGTGCAGCGGGGAGATCACCGACTCCGCCGGCGTGGTGTTGTCTCCCAATTGGCCCGAGGCCTACGACAAGGGGCAGGACTGCATCTGGGGCATCCACGTGGAAGAGGACAAGAGGATCATGCTCGACATCCAAGT TCTCCACGTGGGTAAGAACGACCTGCTGACCTTCTACGACGGCGATGACCTCACGGCCAACATCCTGGGTCAGTACAGCGGCACGCGGCCACACTTCAAGCTCTACACGTCCATGGCTGACGTCACCATCCAGTTTCAGTCAGATCCTGCCACCAACATCTACGGCTACAACAATGGCTTTGTGGTTCACTTCTTTG AGGTGCCGAGGAACGACACCTGCTCCGAGCTGCCGGAGGTCACCAACGGCTGGAAGAGCACGTCCCACCCCGACCTGATCCAAGGCACCGTCATCACCTACCAGTGCTATCCCGGGTTCGAGCTGGTTGGCTCCGAGATCCTCATGTGCCAGTGGGATCTCACGTGGAGCGGCGACGTGCCCAAGTGCgaggaag TCATGACGTGCCGGGATCCCGGTGGTGTGGAGCACAGTCGCAAAGTGATCACCGGCAGCCGCTTCACTGTGGGATCCACGGTGCAATTTGTCTGTAACAAAGGCTACGTGCTGTCCGGCAGCAGCCTCCTCACCTGCTACAACCGAGACTCGGCCACGCCCAAGTGGAGCGAGAGGCTGCCCAAGTGTGTCC CTGAAAAGTACGAGCCGTGCCGGAACCCCGGCGCCGCCTCCACCAGCGTGCAGAGCTCGGAGAAGGCCTTTTACCAGGCCGGAGAGACGCTGGGCTTCTCCTGCCACTCAGGCTACGAGCTGCAGGGCGAGGCCACCATCTACTGCATCCCTGGACACCCGTCGCAGTGGAACAGCACTCCGCCCGCATGCAGAG CATCCACAACCCAGTATGTGAACGAACGCCGGCTGGACG TGGTTGATAGGGATTATGCCATGGAGGGAACCAATATTGCCCTTGCAGTTTTGATTCCAACCGCAATCATCTTGGTGGTCGTCCTTGGGATTTATGTCTACTTTGCAAA ACTGCAGGGGAAGTCGGTCCGAATGCCAACGTCCTCGCCGCCGTACGACAACATGACAGAAGAGTCAGCTTTCGACAACCCCATATACGAGAGTGGAGTAAGTATAGACGTCATGAGCATGCAAGACGTGGACTCACAGAACACCAGTGTGCTGTCCTGA